Below is a window of Cheilinus undulatus linkage group 8, ASM1832078v1, whole genome shotgun sequence DNA.
AGGTATCTGTCACATCCTGTTATTTCTTCTGGCAGATAATCcaaataaagtgatttaaaagttaAAGGGAACAACTGCCCAAGAATCTATTACATGATTGTCCGGTTGtatctttttgcttctttagaAAATGTGGaggtgatgacatcattttactTTCTTTCAACAGAATCAGTGCAAATGGCACTCCATACCCTGGCAGGCACCAGGCTCCTACATCATCAAACCAACGCTTCACCGCTTCAGCACCCTCCACACCAGACTCCAAATCCACGGACAGGTCAGCTATTGTACAACAAATAACTGATTTAATAGCACTGTATAAAACAACAATATCCATTTGAACCAATCTGTACATTCCTTAATCAAATGTTCTCTCCTCTGCGTGTAGACCTGCTTTAGGAGGTTTGCTGACTTCATCGTACAGACAGCATCAGGAGTCtctggctgcagagagagaaaggaggcgAGTGGAAAGAGAAGAGCGTTTGCAGAGAAttgaaagagaagagaggaacCGCTTCAAGTTAGTCTCACCTCAAGAGTCAGATAAAACTCTGTAGGACTTCATGTCAGAGAGAAtatatttctttactttttactgCAGATAGCGACATGCTGGCAGGGGCCATTTCTGGAAACAGATGGCTCCAGTCCTTTTTCAAGAGAGATATCCACAAATCTcccatttctttaaaaaggcTGTCTTTCTTAATGAAGCTTGTTAGATTGACTAAACTTTCACTTTCCAGATAAGTTAATTTAGTTAATTAGTTACCCCTTTAAATGAAGTATATTGgataatattaataatgtaATTTTCCAATAAGGCTCTTTTTAATCGGAatgcatttctgtttttctacCTTCCCATTTCAGTCGGGATTACGGTGAAAAGAGGGAAGAACTGAGACAAGCCCGAGAAGAAAggtgagtttgtttttttcactgtaatATTGCTGCAGTTGTGACAGTAGATCAAACACTGGAGTTTTGAATGCCGGGAGATCCTGTTTAAAATGGAGAACAGATGTAAAGTCAGTTGTACCCAGCCTAAGGCTGAATTATAGGTGTCGGAGCTCCTTTAGGCCTGCTCACCATTAAGACGTTCTAAAGTTAACAGGACAAGTGTGTAATGGGATCTCGGCATGCATGAACACCAGTTATCTAACATTGACCATGTCCACGTGTGAGTGTGTGCGCAACATAACTTACAGCTTATTTCTAATGCTCTCACAGTTTCCCTCATTCAACTGAAAtacatgcagttttttttcagaTCATCGAATATGGACATCATGCCATTAATTAACAAAAACCTCTGCCTCTCTTTTGGCTTTCAGGGATGTCATGTTTCTAAATGTCATACTGTCAGGAGGTCGTATTTTTGATTAGCCCAATATCTGAAGGTGTGTTAGAGGATGGTAATACATGtctttaaatctaaaaacaatAGAGAAATTTACACATTTTACAATAGCTAGCATTATTTTGATACTCCGTTTATTTGAACCAAGAGTTTAGTGATCAACAGGTCTGCGTGGATCTAAACCAGAGTGTGCAGGTATATTAAGGTACATTCTGTAATTAAAGGTACAAAGCTGTGGAGAGGATAGCTGCTGAAGAGTTAGAGCGAGAGCGGCCCAGAGTGACAAGAGGACGTACAGAGATCACTTTATGTTTGAGTCCGACGCCTGCAAGCCGCTCAGCATCCCGCTGTACCACACCTTCATCCATTATCTCACAGGAAGACATCGTCACAACAGCACACCAGACATCAGGTAAACGGTGTTTGTCAAGTGTTTAATCATTAAAAGAATCCAACCTACAGGAACCTTATGGTAATGTTGGCTTGAGTAGCTTCTGTAGACAAAGCTGGCTTTGAGTGCATCTCTCACTTGACATTAACACTTACCAATTGTAAATTAATGATTCAGCTttatttaagataagataacaTGGTTGGATTGGCTTTATTATCCCAGTGGGAAACCTGCATTGGACGTCAGATTCTTTTAACATGCAACATGTACGCAACATTTACACCAATTATACATGCTTATTCACATATTCACTTCATCATACTTTTTTCTCTTAGtctaaaaaaatgcatgaatattctcttgatttaaaaaatttgatggaaaaaaaagacagccCAGCTAACCTAATTAAGAGACAGCCAAGGTGAAGTGAAGTTGGGGGCTTTAATAGACATGGAGATAGAGGGTGGATATCATGAGATGGGTCagtgatacatttttttaaatcatgtaatTGTTGCAGGTAGCTGTGGTAAAAACTAGTCATTCATAAGTAATCATTATCAAAAGCATACCCTCCTTATCGTGTAATTAAATGGAACTCTGAAGCGGACCATGTAACACCTGCAAACATTATAACTGCTCACAAACGTGATAAACCCCAAACgtaatctgacatttttaatataataattTCACAAAAGTAGTAAatttcccacaaatgtaatagcAGTTACATACTGTAAGTGCAATAACTTTTACATTTGGAgggatttattgtgtttttgggAAGATAAAAATCACTGTTTCTCAAAACTGTATTAACTTCCCATAAATGTAATgtgaaaactaaaactgaagCTGTGGTGATTGTTAGTTATAACCTTTTTACAACTGCCAGTGGGTTTAAGTCAGTTTAAgctaaagtcaaataaaaaaaatttagtcATGGGGATTTTTGGTTAACCATAGAAAAGGAAGGTTTTCTTCCAGAGTCTTAAAATGCTCTTATAACCATGAATCTTAGCCccaaaattttgaaattaaaaaagtagAGGAATGataacaattttggaaaattctgCAAGATCAAAATGAATTAAGCTCTCAGATAGGGTTGATCTGGTTGAAATGTAAGTAATTGATAGAGAGCATAACCTTTCTACACATGAACAAAATGCACAGGACAAGGCTGTGCTGGCTCTCAGACTAAAGCAAGTTACTTCATCTTAAACATACAGGGAAGTTTTAGTAAAACCTCCTTTGAcgaaaaacacattttgaatgGATGGAAATTTGAAGTTACTGTCAAATCCCTGGATGAACAGTGTTTCTGTACATTATTCCACTTTGATAAGATTTGTGGTACCAGTGTTTTAAGACTCTGaacaaaactacttcctgtttcatggcgaacaaaaagtTGCCTTGACTACATTTTTTGATGTGACCTGAGCTTAAGCTAACTTGAACACACTGCTAGTTGTTAAAAGGTTATTACAAAAAATGACCACAAATACATAGTTTCCATATTACATTTGTGAGAAATTATTACAATTTATAAAAGCAGAAGATTTGTACCTTCCCACAAACgtaataaaaattgtaaaaattgtAGTAGGCAACTGCTCTTACATTTGTGGGAAATGTATTACATTTGTAGGATTATTACGTTTGTGGGAAGTTATGACATTTGCAGGTGTAACAGACTAGTGTGTACAATATCAACCCATTGTTCAGATGAGATCTGAGAACAAGCAAGACATCTTTCTCTACCTGTGAAGTCTCCCCCTGCTGGTTGTTAAGCAGACTGCAGGTTTAAAGCTCTGGCACATTGGCTCCACTTTACAACAAAATGGTTTTTACCACTTCTGCTATGTAGTCTATGATGTGCGTGCTTGTGTGAAGACTagaaaaggggttgaatatATAAGACCTTAGTTTACTGCTGTGAAATGGCTTTTGTTTAGATGATTTTTTAGCAATGATCAgaatttttttcctctaaaatcaGGTCTTAATCAATATACATCTGTGGGGAGTATTAATAAGATTCAATCTGAAATACAGTTTTCTCGAAAAAATCCCTCTCAGCCATTTAGGCATAATGTTACAGTCATGTTGTATGACTGAGCCATAGTAAGAGTTTTTTATAATTGTTTTCTAATTGACCTCTGATgtttgtaaaattatttttgtttttgacaacCATAAAGGGAAAAATGAATATGTATGGAAACATTGTAAAGCTATTTTAgtaatgaagaaaaaatattttccataCCATCAGATACAAGTACAGTATATTTGCAGTATTTGCAGTAATTTTTCCCATGTTGTATTATTCCTTTTCCAGGAGCAGAACAAATCTCAGAGCCAAACCTTGACCCACAGATCAGGACCAAAAGTCCAGCACCAGAGTTAAGAGTATCACAGCCATCTCCCACACCTCCCTCTGAGCCAGACAAGCATCAGACTGAGACAGAGTCGTCTGCGGAGACAGAGGATGCTGCTGAGTCCAAGCAGAGTGCAGTGGTGGAGCTGGCTTCAGATGAACAGTCAGGCATGGAGGAAAAggagaaacaggaggaaaaaaagctgGAGGATCAGAAGCAGAGTGTGGGTGAGGTAGAAGAGCATGTAGAAGTAGTCAAAGTAGAGGATGTAGCCGAAGGTGGAGAGCCAAATTTGGAAGTGAACGTAGAGTTGGAGGAGGAGTTTGAGAAGGAGCAAACGACAGAAAAGGATGTAGATGAGAGTGTACTGCTGAGCGAgaaggaaagacaaaatgaggaagtTAATGAAAAGGACAACTGCTCTGCATCCAGCATCTCCTCCACGAGCAGCACTCTGGAGAGGGAGGAGCGCGAAGAGAAGCTCAACAATGACATTGAAGCAGGTATGATTTttccattttactcattttctctTATAATaaactttaattgtttttaagtCAACAACTGTTTTTATATTAACAGGCCAGTGGACCTCGTGCATTAAAGATGCAGATGTGAATGACCACTGCAACAAAATACTCAACAGTAAGCGCTTCATGCTGGACATGCTCTATGCTCAGAAGACAACCGGCAATGATGATGACGGGAATgtagaagaaacagaaaaagacaagtGTAAATGTGAGAAGGAGACAGAGGTCAGCGACTCGTCTGTGGCTAGCTTGGCCAGCAGGATCTCCACGCTGGAGGCTCACAGACAGGCCAGGGGAGAAATTGTGAAGAAAATGGAGGTGGGACACTTGGACAACCAAGGAAGTGTTCGAGCGGTGGCGGAGAAGTTTGGAGATTTAGTAAAAGGCCTGACGTCTCCTCCTGAAGTCGAAGCTTCCAaagaacagcagcagcagtctgacAAATCATCAACGACGCAATCATTACCCCCAAAGAAAGAGTCGGACTACATCtgggatcagctgatggccacgCCCAGAGAGCTGCGGATCAAAGAGATGGACTTCACTGACCTGAAGGATGAGGATGACATGGACATATTAGATATAAACAATGTGATGGGCTCAGGTGACCTGATACCACCTCCCCCTCCTGCCCTGCCACCACCCCCGCCACTTTTTGGttgccctcctcctcctcccttgcTAGGCAAAATGATGCCCCCACCCCCTCCATTTATGGCCCCAATCCCTCCACCCTCCCCTCAGCTGAGTCGAGGGGAGATTCCTCTCtttcaaaagaagaagaagacgatCCGTCTCTTCTGGAACGAGGTGCGTCCAATGGACTGGCAATGTAAGAGCCATAAATTCTGTAAGGAGTCCCTCTGGTCCAAACTGGATCCTGTGAAACTAGACACGTCCAAGCTGGagcagctgtttgagtccaAATCCAAGGAGCTGCCTGTCACAAAGGTAAATGAGTGCTGTGCTGTTTCCTGCTATCAAGCCCCATAACAGACAGGAGTATCTGTGAGGTGATGATCTCAGTAATCTCTGTGGTTATGTGTTTTACCatgtgataaaaatggtcaaacttGTGTCACACAGGTTGTTCAGTACCACATTTTTGGTTGTCAGCAAAGTGAAAGCTCAGTTTGATGAAATTTGGAGAAATTGTGCAGTTGGTCTGATAAAGATCAAACTCAAAagaaaattattattaaaaagaCTAAAAGAGTCTGTTCTCTATCCTCTCAAGACccttggttctcagctggtggttctggacccaaaagtaggtTGCAAAGCCATTCTCCGTGGTTCATTGAATTGGGCCTTGAAAAACATGtggcaaaagtctatgatgtgcttttattgtaAAGGACGGGTCTACATCTCTCTGCTCTTTTGTTCCTTCTAAAGTCCAAACtgccatttttcaacaaaaatatttggttgTGATTggaaaatttaagaaatttgggtcacaatttgtcATTAGGAGGTGGTGGAAGGTCCTGAGACTAGACCAGTAGAGAGCCATTGCTCTAGATTCTTCgaaactgaaaacacacaaacacttcaaCAGCCTGGTGTTTCCTCTGGAACCGTCCTTTGAGTCCTCTGCCAAACCAAAAGCCAGGATTCAGTAACATAAACTCATTATAGAAAATGTTCAGATTGTGAtaatgtttgtttctcttttagAAAGCAGCTGTAGATGGCAAACGACAAGAAATCATAGTCCTGGATTCAAAACGCAGCAATGCCATAAACATCGGTTTGACTGTGTTACCTCCCCCACGCACCATTAAGACCGCAATCCTCAACTTTGATGAGTATGCTCTGAACAAGGAGGGCATCGAGGTAAGCATTACAGAGATTCTGTATCAACACTGGTAACAGCTTATTATAATTACTGTGTAGAGCATCATATCAAACTCATTCAGACTGACTGGGTCCAAAATAAGCATGGTTTTCATCATTGATATTTACTCAGCACATGAAAAATGCACTGAAAGATTTCCCAAAACAAGAAAGATTTGACTCATCCAGATAGGAAAGCCCACAATGTTGACATTTGGtgcttttttctgtctgcatGGCAAGCTTTAAGGCTGTTGTCATGTAATTAATCACAGGGATGATTAAAGGTTAGCtctatgtgcatattttcaGGTCGTTTTAAAAACCACACTACAGACTTTAAAGGACTTCCCATCAGCAGATAATGATTAATTGAGCATCCCCTTGGTGTTATATAACCTGCAGTTTGTAAAGCTTCACCTTGAGTTCATTTTCAGCACAGAGAATATTCCTCTCACCTTTTGTCTCTGACAGCCAGACAAGGGTGGAATAAAAGTTCAGATGTCAGACAAGTTTGTGGGGAAAATTTGGAAACATCACACACAGAACTGGGAATGTCAGTACAGATTTGTTTTCCCCTTCCTCTCTGTGATATACTCACTGACATATCCTGAAAAAGTTTTTCTCAGGCATTAAAAAAGTCTTGATGAATGACTCACTaagtttgttgtctttttttcctcgTTTCCCCGTCCTTCTCCCAGAAAATCCTGACAATGATCcccacagaggaggagaagcagAGGATTCAGGAGGCTCAGCTGGTCAACCCTGATATTCCCCTGGGCAGTGCTGAGCAGTTCCTCCTTACCCTCTCCTCCATCACTGAGCTGTCTGCTCGCCTGCAGCTGTGGGCCTTCAAGATGGACTATGAGCTTATTGAGAAGGTCAGACACTCTGCTGTTTACTTTAATCACATGTGGAACGTCACACCATAGGAAGTTAAATatgtatgaatattttttttgcagtgcatGTGCATATGTGCTCTTGAAACTATATCAGATAGTTGAACTTTTCATAAGATAAACACATCTGCATATGGCCTACcgcttagcttagcatgtattAAAGGTGgtaaagaaaaaagcagcaagCCTAAGTATGATTAGGTAACAAGATTTGCTTCTCCTCTCAGTGAAACAAAGTTACAGGATTTCACAATCTGTACATGTTTTTTGGCAAGCAGAAGTGACTTTAGGGGAATCTCAGGTTTAACGGTAACTCTTTTTTGGACAACTTTACAACATTTGCAACACAGTCGGCCATATAGGGTTTTAATTTGATCCAATTTAGTGGCCTGGAATTAATATAAGATGATATCATATGGCCAGCTAGCTCAATGAGTTCCCTTTAAAGCAGCTCACAAAAAAGCAGCTCAGATATGATCAGAACGTCTTAACCTCTTCCACACATTCAATTGAAAACCAACACACCTTTTCCtgtataaagaaaacaaatcaacatGTTGAGAAATAAATCTGTCATTATAAAGACGCGCATCCCTAAATGTATATGAGGGctttaaaaacagtgtttgtttcttttcaatcttagatttttttaacagttagTTGTAATTAGtcttcttttttaatcacattctAAAATTTCACTGGTTTCCctctaaaagtgtttttgtttcattttggattcaTGGACCATCTcaaactaagggtaactgacttcctgtttggttaaagactgcttttattttgaaataaaatagtCTTCAGGTATGTTGAACACTTTGACATGAATGTAACAAGGGAAAATAAGTGAAATGCTTGATAACaaaaaggtgcagatgactttggacTGATCCActaagctgtctgtgagttaGATTAGCCATAGGCTATGTTTAGACTGCAGGCCTTAgagtccctgtaaagtaaaatccaaaatttgtggcTTAACACACTAAATATgctggaataaggttgctgtaaacatgtgacaacgctgagatctacatgtgacttaattttgaatttagattGTTGTTGGATTTAGACACTTGTTGACAGTTGTTCACCTCATttttggcttggtttaatttgggcacgGCAAATATAGGGAGTCACCACATCTCTGGTCCCTATGGGGAATTACCCTGCTCCCCCTAAGGCtgcaatgatataaaatcactcagcagttcatctcagtacagtctgttgttagctgatgtcactgtcttCTTTggaagttaacagccagctacatgctgtttcttgttcattgtgaggtaaatttcccaaatctatcagccagtGGCCTATGGGTCATTCAAAGTATCATAACTGAGAAATTTGGGCCAGAAAACAGTATATGTAATCCCCGACTTCTGTCTCCCAGCTCTGGCACAGaggcaggctaattgctggagtgcttgtctatcTTCTACTTGAACTAGAtacagcaggaacaaacatcttatctgctgaaggtgtgttttaatccatatttcaaagtttttaagttttgtaaATTATGCTTATCATtattaaagacttttattttgaagagcaacatcatcTCAACAAAAAAGACATCTCATAAATGGGAGAGAAACATAActtcacataactcagaaaatgagatataAGGAACACCTGAAGTGTTAAAGGGTTAGAAAATGAAACCGAGACCTTTTAGTTCTAAACCATAAGTCTCAAACTCGCGGCCCTTTTTGCTGCCCACAGGAAGACATTTTGCCCCCCAAAAAGCCTCAATTCATATTATGTCCATAATATGAATAAGCATTAAGAGATAagaacaaaaattcaaaataggtGCCTTAATCCCCAAAATGCAGGTAATGAACacactgcagctgaaaaaacaCACTCTTTTGATGTCTTCATAATAAAACAATCTTCCGGTTGTTATGGTTGAGGGCGAAGGTATCAATGAGTTTTGCTTGGTCCGGGGCTCGGGTTCCTCAAATAATTCTttcatttgtgttgttgtggcagtgtgagaggaaaaaGCTCTATTTTCATTACATTGtagctattattattattatgtaggaaagtggtgaaacaatagaactcagtagaaatgtttttcaacTTTTGACACTGTTAAAGCATTTGCACACAGTTTAAGAAGTGTAAAATAGATGTACTCTTTCGGCAGTGTACAGATTAAATCCCAGCTGTTCTCTAAATTTTTTCTGCATCATGGTCCTCTcttggcttctttttttttttctcatgaatcCTCTGAAGGCAGCGGACTCCACAGCTTATATCAGTGTGTCTTTAACAACATACCTTGCTATCACTCCATTAGTGCTGCCTTGGTGACACACTGTGCAGCTGGCAGTGATTTAAAATCTGGCCATGGTTGTTTACATGGAGTGGCTTCTCCTTACTCTGCTGGGCTAACGtgagctgtacctgggttagtGGTGTTTGTAGCGTACGGCTCTCTGGCTCTCTAGCTTAGCTGTAGCGAGTTCGTAAGGTTGTTATAACTGTTCTTGGTGGTGGGAAAGTTTACTTTCCTGTTCTTTACCGTCCTTTATCCCGAGGAGGGAAAAGTAATGCTGGTGTTtccaagacagagagctcacACTCGAGTGCTCAGCCATGGTGTGTGTGCGCGCTTCaatgcctgtgtttgtttgtgtgtgtccgCAGAGACTCTATTCTCTCACAGGATGCTGATGTACTTACAGTCCTGAACCGGATGTTTACTGACCTTCATCAACAAGTTGTCGGCTGTAAAAGTAACGAGTAACGTGTATCTTAAATTCTCAGTAATTGTAACGGCgttgatgattttaaaaagaaatgcgtTACTGTAACGCGTTACTTAGTAACGCGTTATTCCCAACCTTGGTTGGGATTAAGTTGCAGTGGTTTTCTTAGTAAACCTCACAGGGGCTGCTGGGAGATGTTGAAGTGCTGACATGGACAATAAAACGTGATTAATGTGAAAAATCACTAATTACGGAACTTAATTACATTGGGATTTGTTCATCAGTGCTGACAGCCCTAGAGACGTTTCGAGGACTGCTGCTCTTCAACTGATGAAAAGTTTGTTGTCATTAATATGACAATTTCATCTAAAGATGGCTTccttttgatgcattttggtTATTTGCAAACATAACATCATTTTTGGGTGCTTGTAGactgaaaattttaaatcaagCTCTAGAGTGGAGACTTATGAAAATGCTACACTTGTGTTGTCATGTAAAATGACACTATGAAGTCCCCTTTGAAAATTAGAGACTTGCACACATGCATCATACAGCTCCAGTTGATGGCAAGGCCCAAGTAGGTAGATTACAACAACAAAGGCAGATTTGTAAGTTCTGTTTATATTGCTCACGCCAAGTCAACATTTTCTCTAAATTAACTCTGTAGTTTTGCCAAACTGTGTGCAAAGCGATTGTTATCAAAATGTCACCTGAACACGAACCTCTTTGGAAACGGGAAGCACAAAGCAGTTCCATCTTaagtgggtcatttctgtgTTAACCTGACCAAAGCTAACCAGCAGGTGTCTGTAGCTTTGTGGTTTTGTACAGACAGAATAGACATGAGCAATGTTAATCTTATTTAAGTGCAAGTAAGCAAAAGATTGAGTGTTTTcccaaatatttgaatatttggtgtgctactgttttatttttcttaaatttactGAGGTGGTGTCCTTCAAAGGGGAGAAGAGGAGCAAAATGAATAAGAGGAAAAAGGTGCAGATAAGGAGAGATAATTTGCTTCTTGActacatttttatgcttttttagGAAGTGGCAGAGCCTCTGCAGGACCTGAAGGAAGGGATGGACCAgttggagaaaaacaaaacactccGCTATATCTTGACCACGTTGCTGGCCATTGGCAACTTCCTCAACAGCACCAACGTGAGTCACCTTCAATACATATAAGGTTCAGAGAAGAGggtcccccttttaaaactctCCCTCTGTATCTTCTACTCACTTTCTTTCCTTCCTCCCATGCtccccctctttttctcccaCTAACATGTTTATTTGGCAGGGTAACAGTGGAGTCTATGTGTAGAAGAATGTGTTGGCTGACTGTGTGCAGCAGACACTGTCCTTCTACAGTAAAAATGCTCATCAAGGCCTCTGCTGAGCCCAGctccctgtctctgtctgtctgaggCCGTTTGTTTCTTGACAGTTTGTCTGGCTGCTTGTGTGTCTGCTTTCTCTTATGTCTCATTTTTTGACTCCTTGCGTGTGCCTCTGTGTGCATGTATCTGTGTGAATGTTTGTATGTATGAGTGAACCTCTGGGACATCAGagccaaaaaaatgcaaaagggAAACATAAttcatcaaaatcaaaacaagttGTTCTTGTAAATAATAGCTGCATTCAGATTTTGCAGTAGGCCATTTCAAACTGGCAAAAGAACAAGGGAGATCCTGTTGGGATTGTGTCTTTCATGAAGTGTTCCTGCTTTTAAAGCTTGGCTGTGTTGTGTGGAACAACTGAAGTAGATTGTGGTTTCTGCTAATCATCAGTCCAAATGAATCTACACATCTACTCTGGCACTCCTTTGAGCCCCTTGTTTTCTGACTCTGCCCAAAAGGAAATTGACCGCAATTTGTCGCCTTTTGATTTTAATTCCAGACAGTTGTTTCCTTCCCACGTTGTGACCATGTTTCTGTTCTTCAGGCCAAAGGCTTTGAGCTGAGTTACTTGGAGAAAGTCCCAGAGGTTAAAGATACTGTTCACAAGCAGTCCTTGCTGCACCACACCTGCGCCATCGTGGTCGAGAAGTTTCCAGACAGTACTGATCTCTACTCTGAGATAGGAGCCGTCACCAGATTAACAAAGGtgagtttgttttaaaacaaacattgtCTTCTCTGTTTCATTTAGGTTTTTGGGCTGTAAATACACGTCTCTTTCAGTAAAGTCAGTCTGTATGGGA
It encodes the following:
- the fhod3b gene encoding FH1/FH2 domain-containing protein 3 isoform X1 → MATFICRVQFLDDTDPFNSTNFPEPTRPPLYTFREDIPLINQIAGVHRLLKAPQKPDDCALQLSHNGSYLDLESTLAEQRDELEGFQEEGGRGKKHSVILRTQLSVRVHACIEKLYNSTGRELRRALFSLKQIFQDDKDLVHEFVVAEGLTCLIKVGAEADQNYQNYILRALGQIMLYVDGMNGLISHNETVQWLYSLVGSKFRLVVKTALKLLLVFVEYTESNATLLIKAVNVVDTKRGSKLWSNIMEILDEKDGVDTELLVYAMTLINKTLAGLPDQDSYYDMVDCLEEQSIEAMAQRHLSRKGTDLDLVEQINIYEVTLRHEDGDNETQLPPSGRKDRRRASVGGTNERRGLERRRSRRHSLQNSRGHASAPASPSSPHTAASSFLPFGGQRVEDISESLTDLNNLPTSNTARKPCWAERISANGTPYPGRHQAPTSSNQRFTASAPSTPDSKSTDRPALGGLLTSSYRQHQESLAAERERRRVEREERLQRIEREERNRFNRDYGEKREELRQAREERYKAVERIAAEELERERPRVTRGRTEITLCLSPTPASRSASRCTTPSSIISQEDIVTTAHQTSGAEQISEPNLDPQIRTKSPAPELRVSQPSPTPPSEPDKHQTETESSAETEDAAESKQSAVVELASDEQSGMEEKEKQEEKKLEDQKQSVGEVEEHVEVVKVEDVAEGGEPNLEVNVELEEEFEKEQTTEKDVDESVLLSEKERQNEEVNEKDNCSASSISSTSSTLEREEREEKLNNDIEAGQWTSCIKDADVNDHCNKILNSKRFMLDMLYAQKTTGNDDDGNVEETEKDKCKCEKETEVSDSSVASLASRISTLEAHRQARGEIVKKMEVGHLDNQGSVRAVAEKFGDLVKGLTSPPEVEASKEQQQQSDKSSTTQSLPPKKESDYIWDQLMATPRELRIKEMDFTDLKDEDDMDILDINNVMGSGDLIPPPPPALPPPPPLFGCPPPPPLLGKMMPPPPPFMAPIPPPSPQLSRGEIPLFQKKKKTIRLFWNEVRPMDWQCKSHKFCKESLWSKLDPVKLDTSKLEQLFESKSKELPVTKKAAVDGKRQEIIVLDSKRSNAINIGLTVLPPPRTIKTAILNFDEYALNKEGIEKILTMIPTEEEKQRIQEAQLVNPDIPLGSAEQFLLTLSSITELSARLQLWAFKMDYELIEKEVAEPLQDLKEGMDQLEKNKTLRYILTTLLAIGNFLNSTNAKGFELSYLEKVPEVKDTVHKQSLLHHTCAIVVEKFPDSTDLYSEIGAVTRLTKVDFDQLQDNLAQMERRCKASWDHLKVIAKHEMKLALKQKMSDFLKECAERIIILKIVHRRIINRFHAFLMFLGHPIYAIREVSIHRFSKILSEFALEYRTTRERVLQQKQKRANHRERNKTRGKMITDSEDEDESENGKFGSASSDAQESQPQGIQYAEDAAEHENMKAVLKSSSLGGESGTSTVPGLRTRTRASSTRGRVPPWCSASDDPVNCTDDTADEIMERIVRSATQGPSTRTQPRERRRSRANRKSLRRTLKSGLTSEEANALGLSSGSEMQV
- the fhod3b gene encoding FH1/FH2 domain-containing protein 3 isoform X4; amino-acid sequence: MEILDEKDGVDTELLVYAMTLINKTLAGLPDQDSYYDMVDCLEEQSIEAMAQRHLSRKGTDLDLVEQINIYEVTLRHEDGDNETQLPPSGRKDRRRASVGGTNERRGLERRRSRRHSLQNSRGHASAPASPSSPHTAASSFLPFGGQRVEDISESLTDLNNLPTSNTARKPCWAERISANGTPYPGRHQAPTSSNQRFTASAPSTPDSKSTDRPALGGLLTSSYRQHQESLAAERERRRVEREERLQRIEREERNRFNRDYGEKREELRQAREERYKAVERIAAEELERERPRVTRGRTEITLCLSPTPASRSASRCTTPSSIISQEDIVTTAHQTSGAEQISEPNLDPQIRTKSPAPELRVSQPSPTPPSEPDKHQTETESSAETEDAAESKQSAVVELASDEQSGMEEKEKQEEKKLEDQKQSVGEVEEHVEVVKVEDVAEGGEPNLEVNVELEEEFEKEQTTEKDVDESVLLSEKERQNEEVNEKDNCSASSISSTSSTLEREEREEKLNNDIEAGQWTSCIKDADVNDHCNKILNSKRFMLDMLYAQKTTGNDDDGNVEETEKDKCKCEKETEVSDSSVASLASRISTLEAHRQARGEIVKKMEVGHLDNQGSVRAVAEKFGDLVKGLTSPPEVEASKEQQQQSDKSSTTQSLPPKKESDYIWDQLMATPRELRIKEMDFTDLKDEDDMDILDINNVMGSGDLIPPPPPALPPPPPLFGCPPPPPLLGKMMPPPPPFMAPIPPPSPQLSRGEIPLFQKKKKTIRLFWNEVRPMDWQCKSHKFCKESLWSKLDPVKLDTSKLEQLFESKSKELPVTKKAAVDGKRQEIIVLDSKRSNAINIGLTVLPPPRTIKTAILNFDEYALNKEGIEKILTMIPTEEEKQRIQEAQLVNPDIPLGSAEQFLLTLSSITELSARLQLWAFKMDYELIEKEVAEPLQDLKEGMDQLEKNKTLRYILTTLLAIGNFLNSTNAKGFELSYLEKVPEVKDTVHKQSLLHHTCAIVVEKFPDSTDLYSEIGAVTRLTKVDFDQLQDNLAQMERRCKASWDHLKVIAKHEMKLALKQKMSDFLKECAERIIILKIVHRRIINRFHAFLMFLGHPIYAIREVSIHRFSKILSEFALEYRTTRERVLQQKQKRANHRERNKTRGKMITDSEDEDESENGKFGSASSDAQESQPQGIQYAEDAAEHENMKAVLKSSSLGGESGTSTVPGLRTRTRASSTRGRVPPWCSASDDPVNCTDDTADEIMERIVRSATQGPSTRTQPRERRRSRANRKSLRRTLKSGLTSEEANALGLSSGSEMQV